Sequence from the Halobaculum rubrum genome:
GCGTCGCGACGTTCGAGGACGGCGGCTTCGTCCTCGACGCCGGTCACCCGACCGGTCGGTTCACCACCGACCGTCCCGCCGACGGCGACTGGCACGTTCCCGCGGTCGCGGCGCGTCACCGGGTGCCCGACGACTGGCGCTTCCTCCTCGTCGTCCCCGACGCCGACCCCGGCCGCGCCGGCGACGCCGAGGACTCCGCCATCCGACGCGCGGTCGAGGACGCCGACCCCGCCGTCGCCGACCGCGTCGCCGGCGCGATCCAGCGCCGCCTGCTCCCCGCGATCGCGGAGGGATCGGCCGAGCGCTTCGGCGCCGCCGTCGAGGAGATCGGCCGACTCAACGGCGCGTGGTTCGCCGACGAGCAGGGCGGCGTCTACCGCCCGCCGGTGGGCGACATCGTGGCCGAGGTGGGCGACGACCCGGCCGTCTACGGCGCCGGCCAGTCTTCCTGGGGCCCGGCTGTCTACGGCGTCACCGACGCCGACCGCGCCGACGCCGCACACGAGGCCGGGGTCGACGCGCTCGCAGCTGCCGGCGTCGACGGGGACGTTCGGGTCGTGGGGCCGCGGAATCGCGGCGCCGGGCTCGGCGCCGAGCGGCACAACGCCTAAGCGCGCGCCCGAGCGAGAGGAGGCATGGACCGGATCCCGTTCGGCGTCGCCCAGCTCGACTCGGTGCTGGGCGGCGGCGCCCCCGAGGGCAGCGTCGTGCTCATCGCCGGGGAGTCCGGCGCCGGCGCCCGGGAGTTCATCTACACGAGCGCCGCGATGAACGCGCTCTCCCGTGTCGACGAGGAGACGTTCGACCTCTACTACGGCGACCTCGACGACGCGGCGACGGTTCCGCCGGAGGTCCACTACCTCTCGTTCACCACCGACGCCGACTACCTCGAGCGCGAACTGCGCTACACGATGGCCGACGAGATCGTCGACGCCGCCGTCGACGGGATCGACTTCGTCGACCTCTCGCCGGAGTACTTCCAGCTGTCGTCCATCCCCCGCGAGTGGTACATGGGCGCCACCAGCACCATCCACGATCTGGGGAGGGGGGCCGGCAACCGCGACGGCGTCCTCTCGGCGTTCGGCGAGTACCTGACGGACAACGCCGCCGACAGCCTCGTCGTGATCGACTCGATCACCGACCTCATCGGCGCCTCCGGCGGCGAGGTCGAGTGGGAGGACGTGTCGATGCTCGTTCGCGGGCTCGCGAAGGCGGTCCACTCGTGGGGCGGGCTGCTGCTCGCGCTCGTCAACACCGACACGATCACCGACCGACAGCTCGGCCAGCTCGTCGACGGCAGCAGCGGGACGCTTCAGTTCAGCTGGGAGTCCGGCGGCTCGAAGCGCGCGCGGACGATGGTCGTCCGGGAGTTCCGGGGCGTGCTCTCCCAACTCGAATCGGAGAACATCGTCCGGTTCGAGACGGAGATCCACGACGGCGGGCTCGACATCAGCGACGTGCGGAAGATCCGCTGATCGGAACCGGACTCTGCACGGCGGCCATCCCCGAAACTCGAGAGTCCTGACCCGGTACCACCCGCGATAGCCGGGCCGGTACTATTTAGCTACACACTGACTACATGGTGGTAGATGGATGGAGAGCAGATCGAGGAGCTGCCGGAGGTCCTCCGCGACTGGGTGGCGGCCCGCGCCGAGGAGACGGGCCGATCGCGCGAGGATGTGCTGGCTCGGGCGGTCACGCTCGCGCGGCTGCTCGACGAGCACGGCGACGACCTGCCGGACCCGGCCTCTGTCGGTTCGGAGGCGACCGATCGCGAGGATATCGCCGCCCGGGTCGCCGACCTGAACGCCCGCGTCGACGAACTGGACGGGGAGCTCGACGAGAAGATCGAGGACGTCCGCCAGCGGGTGGTTCAGGTCAAACGCGAGACCGACGCGAAGGCCGACGCCGACCACGATCACCCGACGATCCGCGAGGCGGCCGAGTCGGTCGAGGACCTGACCGCGGACGTCGACGCGCTTCGCGCGGACCTCTCCGAGCTGGAGGAGACGTTCGAAACCGGGTTCGCGAACTACGAGGAGGTGCTGGAGTACCTCACGGACACCGCCGACGAACACGACGAGAAGCTCTCCCGGGTCGCGGCCGTACTCTCCGACGTCCGATCCCGCGTCTCGACGCTCGAATCCCGCGAGGCGCGCCGGCTCGCGGCCGCCGA
This genomic interval carries:
- a CDS encoding CopG family transcriptional regulator — translated: MDGEQIEELPEVLRDWVAARAEETGRSREDVLARAVTLARLLDEHGDDLPDPASVGSEATDREDIAARVADLNARVDELDGELDEKIEDVRQRVVQVKRETDAKADADHDHPTIREAAESVEDLTADVDALRADLSELEETFETGFANYEEVLEYLTDTADEHDEKLSRVAAVLSDVRSRVSTLESREARRLAAADLKREANRLGIATADCDGCGGTVRLGLLPSPECPHCGSTFETVEPSSGFFGSPSLTVGSRPALEGETIDERESQAIFEEE
- a CDS encoding RAD55 family ATPase, with the translated sequence MDRIPFGVAQLDSVLGGGAPEGSVVLIAGESGAGAREFIYTSAAMNALSRVDEETFDLYYGDLDDAATVPPEVHYLSFTTDADYLERELRYTMADEIVDAAVDGIDFVDLSPEYFQLSSIPREWYMGATSTIHDLGRGAGNRDGVLSAFGEYLTDNAADSLVVIDSITDLIGASGGEVEWEDVSMLVRGLAKAVHSWGGLLLALVNTDTITDRQLGQLVDGSSGTLQFSWESGGSKRARTMVVREFRGVLSQLESENIVRFETEIHDGGLDISDVRKIR
- a CDS encoding beta-ribofuranosylaminobenzene 5'-phosphate synthase family protein; translation: MSDDATPERSDRDPSVTVESGARLHFGFANLSLAHERLYGAVGVALDAPRVRLRVAPADAVETDHDAVRGYAERACDLLCVDGARVAVEAELPRHMGLGSGTQLALATLAGVAGAHGRDPAVRERAPALGRGGRSGVGVATFEDGGFVLDAGHPTGRFTTDRPADGDWHVPAVAARHRVPDDWRFLLVVPDADPGRAGDAEDSAIRRAVEDADPAVADRVAGAIQRRLLPAIAEGSAERFGAAVEEIGRLNGAWFADEQGGVYRPPVGDIVAEVGDDPAVYGAGQSSWGPAVYGVTDADRADAAHEAGVDALAAAGVDGDVRVVGPRNRGAGLGAERHNA